TGACATTTGTTTAGATTAAGGGAAATGAGGAAATGAGGTGAGGCAAGAGAATTTATTCCAGACAGAAGTTTTCCACTATAATTCAGGATGGAAGTAAAGTAACCGCTGAGGAACTCATAATGGAACAAAGGAAAATAGCTTGGTTACAGTTTTTCTACTACCAATTATGAATGAGGAAATAGAAAAACATGGATTCCCGTTTTTCTAGTTGACAcacatgaaacaaaaataaataataggctcgtttttcagaagaaaaatgaaTGGCCTAACAGTAAACAGACCATTTGTGTTAGTTTATGCCAATATACACATTTGCCACTGATAAATCAACACATACAATGGCGAAGCAGAGTGAAATTTAACTTGAAatattacatatttaaattCGAACCAAACTGCGACATAATTCATAGAATCGAGCTATTTACAGAGATCTGcataaataactaacaaaataacttgaaaaaaaaaagacatttagggCATTTTCAACATGAATTTAAGGTTATAAAACATGCAAAACAAAATTGACTTTAGATTGAAAATCGAAAAAGATTCTAATTTTAGGCAAAATCGCCAGCCTATGTTAAGGTTCTGCCCTAAAGCTGACGTCACAAAGCAGTGATAAATGGTCCGAGGGGTAGTGAAATGAAGGCAGTCGATCTGGACCTATCTGCTCTTCAGTAGGAATGTCTAGCAGGCAATCCACTCTCAAGGCATCACGGGTATACCAGATATAGTCGAGCGTGCTGCAGCTCTCTCCAGTCGGACGGATCTTCCAGGTTGTGTAAGGCGGCTCCGTCTGTCCGTCAGTGCTCAGCAGCTTGTAAGCGGAGTCCAAACCGAGCGGCGAGGATCTAAAGCGGCGGTAAACATCCTCGGAAGGGTCTGCGTTAAAATCTCCGCACACCACAAGTGGATTGGTCCTCGCTGACTGCTCGTGGCTGCCTTCGCCGCGCCTAGAAGTGATGCTTCGCAAGCGTTGCAGCAGGTCAGCGCCTTGCGCGCTCCTCAGCTTCTCCCATCCACTTCTGGCCTTCAGATGTGTGACAGCCACACAAAGTTGTTGACCCGTCAACCGGCAGTTCAGTATCTGCACAATGGCTACCTGGTTGGTGGGTATCATCATTGCCGATAGCCGCAAACATATGCTAGTCTGTAGGGAGAAGCGTGAGTGGCGGTAGAACAACGCGCAACCATCCGGACCGTTGTTTTTCTCGACATCTAGACAAGGAGACCAGGGTTTTGCCAAGAAGCTACCATGGTAACCGAGGCTAGCCATGATGGGCTGGAAAGTGTCGTAGTAATGGTCAACTTCCTGAAGACAAACAATGTCAGGACGATAGGTGAGGATCTCCTCCAGGATCAAGTACTTCCTTTCCTTCCAGTTGAGGGCCTCGAGAGGACACCGAATAAATCCATCCTTCCCTTCACCGAGTGCTGTAAAACAAGAGAAAAGAATATTCATGCCGTTGCCCAGTTGAAATTTGGTGTACCGTGAATGttaaaccttttcaacaagtcatttgcaagtgtagCTCTCCAACTGTACCCTGGTCCTCTTagtccagtacttctcaaatagtggggcgggcccccccaggggggcgcagagcgatgccaggggtggcgcgtgtgacctcgggaaacatgctttttaatttatttattttttattttttttaccgtactagaataaagtgtacttgcacatccactcagtgggtggcagtggcgctctcattttcaaagtgcgtgcagtatttttgaagtaagcaagagcacatggaagagactcatgaatgcagtacttctcaaatagtggggtgcgcccccccaggggggcgcagagcgatgccaggggtggcgtgtGTGACCTCGGGAAACatgctttttaatttatttttatttatttattttttttttttgccgtactagaataaagtgtacttgcacatccactcagtgggtggcagtggcgctctcattttcaaagtgcgtgcagaatttttgaagtaagcaagagcacacggaagagactcatgaatgaactgtgcgccgttttcgaaagctgtctcacgcagcgacccactgtcttctccggttctcacgtgtccgcccgaaaaGTGCCACTTTCGGCTTAGGATCGtcagtggtagacgaggaaagaccactgtttactgtgtctaaaaatgattatagcggacagccgaaagccaaatcaattaagatgccacttaaagacattagaccccaatctcattgataagctgcttgcttgtttttcagcaaaaacgtgccgaatattgccaacaatcgtcccgcttagtCAGTGTTatctcagtaaaccagtgagcactgttagcatgctcagtgcaataaaaccccacatcattgcaaactgcaggtgatactgggagcagcgagcagcgaaaataaaaactgtccttctgtccaaagaaactttttttttcttcttctattcagttttgtttttttcggtcaaattttttggcatattgtcctcatgagttaatgtttctaatcaatttgaatttgttagtatttactgattttatttttcagtatcaaatggtcaaaaatggaccttgagtgtatttttacagtttggatgtgactttttttttttttttttttttttttaattcaggcaaattgatgcgtgttaagtcttttctgttacaaacaaaacattgttaataaagttatactttataaattgatctgttattttttttctaatagaataaaggatacaatgtgaggcagaggcgtacttataatagtaataaatgatactatttatagtggcggcagagtttgggggggcgcaaaacatttacgtcttccttgggggggcgtaacagaaaataattgagaagcactgtcttagtctaatgtgaaagcgcccctagtctcctttcaacaaaaactcccattcaaactgtaaattgtcatacaacagagtgtgctttgaaattggatttggattgtatttatgaacaactgtttgataaggaAAACCGATTCactacagtctgcctcctcctcattcaattttgttgtttactttgtttaaaagaatcattgacacaatttatagcaGCGCTTtgtccacaagaaaaaaaatatcattcagcagcatttctttatttgaatgaacaggatttatgactgatttgtgtactgagatttttttttttttttttatactcggaacctttaacaagttttatgtggcggaaaacacagacaagactgaaaaagcagttacttctattgcactcctctttaaaagaaactgctgagttttaagccaaaacaactgttgtgtttgatagaacaatatgtctaaatgctgccatagcagattcatggcgcatgaagcccccgaactatttttaatttgtccgttttaccctgaaaacccctgttcacagacgtcacgcaaccgcttttgtttcaacccatccataaaacgaagataattaattatatttattattcaaaatgtctcatttttagcttggaatcattaattgatgtctcatatatcgttaaaaaaacgacttaaaaaaattattcactcacatattttaaacttttaaacaaattatgtcacaatgaaaaaaatggcgtttgTAAAACAGTCacgtatatctacctcataactatcacttaattgtattttttttttgttactttcgcattttcgccaatatgttagatgataaataatcgatccaaacaaagaaaatttgaagaaaaaaaaaacgactaaaagGGTAAGTataagaaaaagaaaacctcgaccactccttgatgtctaccatttctgtcatgtcatgtcatttcctgttttattttgaaggcttcaccctcctcgtgtctgcgtacttgcccttcctctggtcacctaatcacctattgtttctacctgttccccattacctcctgcgtatatattgccttagtttccCTTGTCCAGTGCAGAAGTTTCTTTCTACTCAAGTAAGTCATAGCAGCCTTTTGTCGTAGCTT
This Corythoichthys intestinalis isolate RoL2023-P3 chromosome 11, ASM3026506v1, whole genome shotgun sequence DNA region includes the following protein-coding sequences:
- the nocta gene encoding nocturnin isoform X2 translates to MGSNNSRPFSALAQTLSSTTLEQRVEHLDQEDQIELDPDQLLRECEEVLQSRPARPHRNLICPKDAGSYCHQLGPSVRIMQWNILAQALGEGKDGFIRCPLEALNWKERKYLILEEILTYRPDIVCLQEVDHYYDTFQPIMASLGYHGSFLAKPWSPCLDVEKNNGPDGCALFYRHSRFSLQTSICLRLSAMMIPTNQVAIVQILNCRLTGQQLCVAVTHLKARSGWEKLRSAQGADLLQRLRSITSRRGEGSHEQSARTNPLVVCGDFNADPSEDVYRRFRSSPLGLDSAYKLLSTDGQTEPPYTTWKIRPTGESCSTLDYIWYTRDALRVDCLLDIPTEEQIGPDRLPSFHYPSDHLSLLCDVSFRAEP
- the nocta gene encoding nocturnin isoform X1, translating into MNLARRCPALLNQMCMSSLEGSTTRRAFSPAPAVKQPAETRCHNLGVEKTGRQVKSGGASTSGAVSACPMGSNNSRPFSALAQTLSSTTLEQRVEHLDQEDQIELDPDQLLRECEEVLQSRPARPHRNLICPKDAGSYCHQLGPSVRIMQWNILAQALGEGKDGFIRCPLEALNWKERKYLILEEILTYRPDIVCLQEVDHYYDTFQPIMASLGYHGSFLAKPWSPCLDVEKNNGPDGCALFYRHSRFSLQTSICLRLSAMMIPTNQVAIVQILNCRLTGQQLCVAVTHLKARSGWEKLRSAQGADLLQRLRSITSRRGEGSHEQSARTNPLVVCGDFNADPSEDVYRRFRSSPLGLDSAYKLLSTDGQTEPPYTTWKIRPTGESCSTLDYIWYTRDALRVDCLLDIPTEEQIGPDRLPSFHYPSDHLSLLCDVSFRAEP